In Fusarium falciforme chromosome 9, complete sequence, the following are encoded in one genomic region:
- a CDS encoding Decapping nuclease, with protein MSASFSIQPIGRFAGESQAVKRPKEFACFSYDDNHEFHLDASSLKYYYTPQLGADLSKGFDTFQKQDDSGDEHLDSLLKTIIAHEKETGKKIDAHLVTWRGMMTKIMAAPFEDRDGFEMNATLYQDCIFIEENHAYKVASRANEGNGKRRRGPPLEVMQFWGYKFETLSTLPSPWAETSREFIENRENEIVNNKSQYCSVVRTGIGKTVMCLGGEVDAIWDSKPEEPGKPINWVELKTSAEIRNPGDMEGFNRKLMKFWIQSFLLGVPRIVVGFRTRDGVLVSTQDIETHRIPETVNAQPNPKWNADMCVNFAATLLEWLTQNINDEGVWRIQRRPQSPTIELFKVEETGHGDILSDEFKNWRIKLALGPSDET; from the exons ATGTCGGCGTCCTTCTCCATCCAGCCCATAGGCCGCTTCGCTGGCGAAAGCCAGGCTGTTAAGAGACCCAAG GAATTTGCTTGCTTCTCCTATGACGACAACCATGAGTTCCACCTGGACGCTTCATCCCTCAAGTACTACTACACGCCACAGCTTGGCGCAGACCTCTCCAAGGGCTTCGACACCTTTCAGAAGCAGGATGATAGCGGCGATGAGCACCTCGACAGCTTgctcaagaccatcatcgccCATGAAAAGGAGACGGGCAAGAAGATTGATGCCCATCTAGTCACTTGGAGAGGCATGATGACCAAG ATCATGGCAGCACCTTTTGAAGATAGGGACGG CTTCGAGATGAATGCCACGCTATATCAA GACTGCAT CTTCATTGAGGAAAATCACGCCTACAAGGTCGCCTCAAGGGCCAACGAAGGGAATGGCAAACGCAGAAGAGGCCCCCCTCTGGAGGTGATGCAATTTTGGG GATACAAGTTTGAGACGCTCTCAACACTGCCAAGTCCATGGGCAGAGACTTCTCGCGAATTTATCGAAAACCGCGAGAATGAAATCGTCAACAACAAATCCCAGTACTGCTCTGTTGTCCGTACAGGTATCGGCAAAACAGTCATGTGCCTCGGGGGTGAAGTCGATGCCA TCTGGGATTCAAAGCCCGAAGAGCCAGGCAAGCCCATCAACTGGGTAGAGCTCAAGACATCTGCAGAGATCCGAAACCCCGGCGACATGGAGGGCTTCAACCGCAAGCTCATGAAGTTCTGGATCCAGTCCTTCCTTCTCGGCGTCCCACGAATCGTCGTCGGTTTCCGCACTCGTGACGGTGTCCTGGTCAGCACCCAAGACATAGAGACGCACAGGATCCCCGAGACGGTCAACGCCCAGCCGAATCCCAAGTGGAACGCCGACATGTGCGTCAACTTTGCCGCCACTTTACTCGAGT GGCTAACACAGAACATCAACGACGAGGGTGTCTGGAGAATACAGCGTCGCCCGCAGTCGCCAACTATCGAGCTgttcaaggttgaggagacGGGCCACGGGGATATCCTGTCTGACGAGTTCAAGAACTGGAGGATCAAGCTGGCTCTTGGCCCAAGCGATGAAACGTAA
- a CDS encoding F-box domain-containing protein, translating to MRNPFRRRNKKDKLANGRQGSDAGVVPDEFRPPGAGRPPLFPPTRGSAYLLAHLPPNVLQRIFAFVCPHARDESYETCEGSASASDSTCMLCDLRDLAHCAQVCRVWRQNAIKVLYHSVRIDAVHYCPLEAWLAERRKKTHRFDRNGIPEDPAQARLRLLRRTVRDDPTRIGKLVEYLKMPYMLRESSQVELAQTIAVLPNLKYVDLPEGMFCDDPSFATLRLEVQARCPNLRKMTYVGGSERSFTMLATGQVWPRIEVLELNNLNIDPMTIRAVLGSLTHLQALKVSETPGLTDEVLSSSDGMPTLPPLKELVLKDTPGVTLRGLIEYLAWQETQQALTVLTLKDTGVHPATLQEILTMASSLKTLAIQTNVVEQFPNSSKIRPLASRTLETLRFEISGASSGPFASVTQGYYTYLASSILGGGFPRLRRLYVHDDTFPDQLQGLPPPNAAFAGGHVRSGSTSSTKSTPAFNLSPAGGNLPPFAPKRPVSNVPPSNKRFSSNNPFARGPSSPPPTHHLEVFTKSDEFGKWNFARIDPIRSAAAPSRRPISSYGLAADVTGLGWDQGDARRSIMVGNGTGGFLAVPGQGGDRDSTGSGLSGEWRPQSSGGEPRGSRDLWR from the exons ATGCGGAACCCTTTTCGGCGCCGGAACAAGAAGGATAAACTCGCCAACGGCCGCCAAGGCTCCGACGCCGGTGTCGTCCCCGACGAGTTCCGGCCCCCGGGCGCCGGCCGACCGCCTCTGTTCCCTCCGACTCGCGGCTCTGCCTACCTACTCGCTCACCTCCCGCCCAACGTCCTCCAGCGCATATTCGCCTTTGTCTGCCCGCACGCCCGAGATGAGAGCTACGAGACTTGTGAGGGTAGCGCGAGCGCAAGCGATAGCACATGTATGCTCTGTGACTTGCGCGACCTAGCGCATTGCGCCCAGGTCTGCCGCGTCTGGCGTCAAAACGCCATCAAGGTCTT ATATCATAGCGTCCGCATTGATGCCGTCCACTACTGTCCCCTTGAGGCATGGCTGGCCGAGAGACGTAAAAAGACACACCGGTTCGATCGCAATGGCATCCCAGAGGATCCTGCCCAGGCCCGTCTGCGCCTCCTCCGCCGTACCGTTCGCGACGACCCGACACGCATCGGCAAGCTGGTCGAGTACCTCAAGATGCCCTACATGCTGCGCGAGTCCTCCCAGGTCGAGCTTGCCCAGACCATAGCTGTACTTCCGAACCTCAAATACGTCGACCTGCCCGAGGGCATGTTCTGCGACGACCCGAGCTTTGCTACCCTACGCCTTGAAGTCCAAGCCCGATGCCCCAACCTCCGCAAGATGACATACGTGGGCGGTTCTGAGCGGAGCTTTACCATGCTTGCCACAGGGCAGGTCTGGCCTCGCATTGAGGTGCTTGAGCTTAATAATCTCAACATCGATCCCATGACCATCCGAGCTGTGCTTGGGAGCCTCACCCATTTGCAAGCTCTAAAGGTGTCTGAAACTCCAGGCCTCACAGACGAGGTTCTATCATCATCAGACGGGATGCCAACCCTACCGCCGTTGAAGGAGCTGGTTCTCAAGGACACGCCTGGTGTGACCTTGAGGGGCCTCATTGAGTATCTGGCGTGGCAGGAGACGCAGCAGGCTCTGACGGTCCTGACCCTCAAAGATACTGGCGTTCACCCTGCCACTCTGCAGGAGATTCTCACAATGGCCTCGTCTCTCAAGACACTTGCTATTCAGACAAACGTTGTCGAACAGTTTCCCAACTCTTCCAAAATCCGCCCTCTTGCATCCAGGACATTGGAGACACTACGATTTGAAATCTCCGGAGCTTCATCCGGTCCCTTTGCGAGCGTAACGCAAGGatattatacctatcttGCCTCGTCTATCCTGGGAGGAGGCTTTCCCAGGCTTCGGAGACTATATGTTCATGACGACACCTTCCCCGACCAGCTTCAAGGACTCCCACCTCCCAACGCCGCCTTCGCTGGAGGCCATGTCCGCTCCGGCTCTACATCGTCGACCAAGTCGACTCCTGCATTCAATCTCTCGCCAGCTGGTGGAAATCTACCTCCCTTTGCGCCTAAGCGGCCAGTTTCCAACGTACCTCCTTCCAACAAACGCTTCAGTTCTAACAACCCCTTTGCCCGCGgcccctcttctcctccccccACACATCATCTAGAAGTCTTCACCAAGAGTGACGAGTTTGGTAAGTGGAACTTTGCTAGGATTGACCCTATTCGGTCTGCCGCAGCCCCGTCTCGTCGGCCGATCAGTAGCTATGGGCTGGCGGCCGACGTTACAGGGTTGGGGTGGGATCAGGGTGATGCCCGGCGAAGCATCATGGTTGGCAACGGAACTGGTGGCTTCCTAGCTGTGCCAGGTCAAGGGGGCGATCGTGACAGTACGGGCAGTGGGCTATCTGGGGAATGGCGGCCTCAAAGCAGTGGAGGGGAGCCTCGAGGCAGTCGAGATCTGTGGAGATGA
- a CDS encoding Elongation of fatty acids protein, giving the protein MSSSPATFYEQLPLPTIDRPFGIHLWPIFDKAWTAVVGYSVNDFKFVPFETPMSTLKSTSIFIVIYYAIIFGGREFMRNREPYKLKTLFLIHNFYLTAISGILLALFIEQLLPTVVRGGIFHAICDAEGGWTQPLVVLYYLNYLTKYLELLDTVFLFLKKKPLTFLHCYHHGATAFLCYTQLIGSTSVSWVVICLNLTVHVVMYWYYFQSARGIRCWWKEWVTRLQIIQFVIDLGFVYFASYTYFTSTYWPWIPNAGKCAGEEFAAFAGIITLSSYLVLFISFYFATYKKQGKAPSGRQSLRRMSQAPLPDPHLVQTTPVKGKSNGATTTGSRTNGATTRSRKA; this is encoded by the exons ATGTCTTCGTCTCCCGCAACCTTCTACGAGCAGCTTCCTCTGCCTACCATCGACCGACCCTTCGGCATCCACCTATGGCCCATCTTCGACAAGGCATGGACCGCCGTCGTGGGCTACTCGGTCAACGACTTCAAGTTCGTGCCCTTTGAGACGCCCATGTCGACCCTCAAGTCCACCTCgatcttcatcgtcatctaCTACGCCATCATCTTCGGTGGTCGCGAGTTCATGCGCAACCGTGAGCCCTACAAGCTCAAgaccctcttcctcatccacaACTTCTACTTGACCGCCATCAGCGGTATCCTCCTGGCTCTCTTCATTGAGCAGCTTCTCCCCACTGTTGTTCGCGGCGGCATCTTCCATGCCATCTGTGATGCTGAGGGTGGCTGGACTCAGCCTCTGGTTGTCCTGTACTAT CTCAACTACCTCACCAAGTACCTCGAACTCCTCGACACCGTCTTCCTgttcctcaagaagaagcctctGA CCTTCCTCCACTGCTATCACCATGGTGCCACCGCTTTCCTCTGCTACACTCAGCTCATTGGTTCCACCTCGGTCTCTTGGGTTGTCATCTGCCTGAACCTCACCGTCCACGTCGTCATGTACTGGTACTACTTCCAGAGCGCCCGTGGTATCCGCTGCTGGTGGAAGGAGTGGGTTACCCGCCTCCAGATCATCCAGTTCGTCATTGATCTCG GCTTCGTCTACTTCGCCTCGTACACCTACTTCACCTCGACCTACTGGCCCTGGATCCCCAACGCTGGCAAGTGCGCTGGCGAGGAGTTCGCTGCCTTTGCTGGTATCATCACCCTCAGCTCCTACCTggtcctcttcatctccttctACTTCGCCACATACAAGAAGCAGGGCAAGGCGCCTAGCGGTCGCCAAAGCCTTCGCCGCATGTCCCAGGCTCCTCTCCCCGACCCTCACCTGGTCCAGACCACCCCCGTCAAGGGCAAGTCCAACGGTGCCACCACTACTGGCTCCAGGACCAACGGCGCCACCACCCGATCTCGCAAGGCTTAA
- a CDS encoding Cytochrome c oxidase subunit 6, mitochondrial — MSAFLRVARGVRAASVRPAVQPLVARSAVAHFTTSMPRRSEHAEETFEEFSARFEKEFDGVQDVFELQRNLNNAFAYDLVPAPSVIAAALKAARRVNDFGTAVRIFEGIKSKVENKGQYEQYLEELKPLREELGVPLKEELYPEEK, encoded by the exons ATGTCCGCCTTCCTCCGTGTTGCTCGCGGCGTCCGCGCCGCCTCCGTCCGCCCTGCCGTCCAGCCCCTTGTGGCCCGCTCGGCCGTCGCCCACTTCACCACCTCGATGCCCCGACGAAGCGAGCACGCCGAGGAGACCTTTGAGGAGTTCTCCGCCAG GTTCGAGAAGGAGTTTGACGGTGTCCAGGACGTTTTCGAGCTTCAG CGCAACCTCAACAACGCCTTCGCCTACGATCTCGTCCCCGCTCCCTCGGTGATTGCCGCCGCCCTCAAGGCCGCCCGAAGGGTCAACGACTTTGGCACTGCCGTCCGTATCTTCGAAG GCATCAAGTCCAAGGTCGAGAACAAGGGCCAGTACGAGCAGtacctcgaggagctcaagcccCTCCGGGAAGAGCTCGGCGTGCCGCTGAAGGAGGAGCTGTACCCCGAGGAGAAGTAG